From Piliocolobus tephrosceles isolate RC106 chromosome 16, ASM277652v3, whole genome shotgun sequence, the proteins below share one genomic window:
- the SPATA20 gene encoding spermatogenesis-associated protein 20 isoform X2 produces the protein MLGARAWLGSVLLLPRASVGLAASRRGSSSRDKDRSATVSSSVPMPAGGKGSHPSSTPQRVPNRLIHEKSPYLLQHAYNPVDWYPWGQEAFDKAKKENKPIFLSVGYSTCHWCHMMEEESFQNEEIGRLLSEDFVSVKVDREERPDVDKVYMTFVQATSSGGGWPMNVWLTPNLQPFVGGTYFPPEDGLTRVGFRTVLLRIREQWKQNKNSLLENSQRVTTALLARSEISMGDRQLPPSAATMNNRCFQQLDEGYDEEYGGFAEAPKFPTPVILSFLFSYWLSHRLTQDGSRAQQMALHTLKMMANGGIRDHVGQGFHRYSTDCQWHVPHFEKMLYDQAQLAVAYSQAFQISGDEFYSDVAKGILQYVARSLSHRSGGFYSAEDADSPPERGMRPKEGAYYVWTVKEVQQLLPEPVLGASEPLTSGQLLMKHYGLTEAGNISPSQDPKGELQGQNVLTVRYSLELTAARFGLDVEAVRTLLNTGLEKLFQARKHRPKPHLDSKMLAAWNGLMVSGYAVTGAVLGQDRLINYATNGAKFLKRHMFDVASGRLMRTCYTGSGGTVEHSNPPCWGFLEDYAFVVRGLLDLYEASQESAWLEWALRLQDTQDRLFWDSQGGGYFCSEAELGAGLPLRLKDDQDGAEPSANSVSAHNLLRLHGFTGHKDWMEKCVCLLTAFSERMRRVPVALPEMVRALSAQQQTLKQIVICGDRQAKDTKALVQCVHSVYIPNKVLILADGDPSSFLSRQLPFLSTLRRLEDQATAYVCENQACSMPITDPCELRKLLHP, from the exons GGGTAGCTCCTCCCGGGACAAGGACCGAAGTGCGACGGTCAGTAGTTCAGTGCCCATGCCTGCTGGAGGGAAGGGAAGCCATCCTTCGTCTACACCCCAGAGGGTCCCCAACCGCCTGATCCATGAGAAGTCACCATACCTCCTACAACATGCGTACAATCCTGTGGACTG GTACCCCTGGGGACAGGAAGCCTTCGACAAggccaagaaagaaaacaagccaaTTTTCCTCTCAG TCGGGTACTCCACCTGCCACTGGTGCCACATGATGGAAGAGGAGTCCTTCCAGAATGAGGAGATCGGCCGCCTGCTCAGTGAGGACTTTGTGAGCGTGAAGGTAGACCGTGAGGAGCGGCCCGACGTGGACAAGGTGTACATGACATTCGTGCAG GCCACCAGCAGCGGCGGGGGCTGGCCCATGAATGTGTGGCTGACTCCCAACCTCCAGCCCTTTGTGGGGGGCACCTATTTCCCTCCTGAGGATGGCTTGACCCGAGTCGGCTTCCGCACAGTGTTGCTGAGAATACGAGAACAG TGGAAACAGAACAAGAACAGCCTGCTAGAAAACAGCCAGCGTGTCACCACTGCCTTACTGGCCCGATCAGAAATCAGCATGGGTGACCGCCAGCTGCCGCCCTCTGCCGCCACCATGAACAATCGCTGCTTCCAGCAGCTGGACGAGGGCTACGATGAGGAATACGGTGGCTTCGCCGAGGCCCCCAAGTTTCCCACGCCGG TGATCCTGAGCTTCCTGTTCTCCTATTGGCTCAGCCATCGACTGACTCAGGATGGCTCTCGGGCCCAGCAGATGGCCTTGCATACCCTGAAAATGATGGCCAACGGGGGCATCCGGGACCATGTGGGGCAG GGTTTCCACCGCTACTCCACAGACTGCCAGTGGCATGTCCCTCACTTTGAGAAGATGCTCTATGACCAGGCACAGCTCGCTGTGGCCTATTCGCAGGCCTTCCAG ATCTCTGGTGATGAATTCTACTCTGACGTGGCCAAAGGCATCCTGCAGTACGTGGCTCGGAGCCTGAGCCACCGG tcCGGAGGCTTCTATAGCGCGGAGGACGCAGACTCACCCCCAGAGCGGGGCATGCGGCCCAAAGAGGGCGCCTACTATGTGTGGACAGTCAAAGAAGTTCAGCAGCTCCTCCCGGAGCCTGTGCTGGGCGCCAGCGAGCCGCTGACCTCAGGCCAGCTCCTCATGAAGCACTACGGCCTCACAGAGGCTGGTAACATCAGCCCCAGTCAG GACCCCAAGGGGGAGCTGCAGGGCCAGAATGTGCTGACCGTCCGGTACTCGCTGGAGCTGACCGCTGCCCGCTTTGGTTTGGATGTGGAGGCTGTGCGGACCTTGCTCAACACAGGGCTGGAGAAGCTCTTCCAGGCCCGGAAGCATCGGCCCAAGCCGCACCTGGACAGCAAGATGCTGGCTGCCTGGAATG GCTTGATGGTGTCAGGCTATGCTGTGACCGGGGCTGTCCTGGGCCAAGACAGGCTGATCAACTATGCCACCAATGGTGCCAAGTTCCTGAAGCGGCACATGTTTGATGTGGCCAGTGGCCGCCTGATGCGGACCTGCTACACCGGCTCTGGGGGGACTGTGGAGCACAG CAACCCACCCTGCTGGGGCTTCCTGGAGGACTACGCCTTCGTGGTGCGGGGCCTGCTGGACCTGTATGAGGCCTCACAGGAGAGTGCGTGGCTCGAGTGGGCTCTGCGGCTGCAGGACACACAGGACAGGCTCTTTTGGGACTCCCAGGGTGGCGGCTACTTCTGCagtgaggctgagctgggagctGGCCTGCCCCTGCGTCTGAAGGACG ACCAGGATGGCGCAGAGCCCAGCGCCAATTCCGTGTCAGCCCACAACCTGCTCCGGCTGCACGGCTTCACGGGTCACAAGGACTGGATGGAAAAGTGTGTGTGCCTATTGACCGCCTTCTCCGAACGCATGCGCCGTGTCCCGGTGGCATTGCCCGAGATGGTCCGCGCCCTCTCAGCCCAGCAGCAGACCCTCAAGCAG ATCGTGATCTGTGGAGACCGCCAGGCCAAGGACACCAAGGCTCTGGTGCAGTGCGTCCACTCTGTCTACATTCCTAACAAG GTGCTGATTCTGGCTGATGGGGACCCCTCGAGCTTCCTGTCCCGCCAGCTGCCTTTCCTGAGTACCCTCCGACGGCTGGAAGACCAGGCCACTGCATATGTATGTGAGAATCAAGCCTGCTCAATGCCCATCACTGATCCCTGTGAATTACGAAAACTGCTACATCCATGA
- the SPATA20 gene encoding spermatogenesis-associated protein 20 isoform X1 gives MLGARAWLGSVLLLPRASVGLAASRRCPGVWPRTWPHRNPSRRVGSSSRDKDRSATVSSSVPMPAGGKGSHPSSTPQRVPNRLIHEKSPYLLQHAYNPVDWYPWGQEAFDKAKKENKPIFLSVGYSTCHWCHMMEEESFQNEEIGRLLSEDFVSVKVDREERPDVDKVYMTFVQATSSGGGWPMNVWLTPNLQPFVGGTYFPPEDGLTRVGFRTVLLRIREQWKQNKNSLLENSQRVTTALLARSEISMGDRQLPPSAATMNNRCFQQLDEGYDEEYGGFAEAPKFPTPVILSFLFSYWLSHRLTQDGSRAQQMALHTLKMMANGGIRDHVGQGFHRYSTDCQWHVPHFEKMLYDQAQLAVAYSQAFQISGDEFYSDVAKGILQYVARSLSHRSGGFYSAEDADSPPERGMRPKEGAYYVWTVKEVQQLLPEPVLGASEPLTSGQLLMKHYGLTEAGNISPSQDPKGELQGQNVLTVRYSLELTAARFGLDVEAVRTLLNTGLEKLFQARKHRPKPHLDSKMLAAWNGLMVSGYAVTGAVLGQDRLINYATNGAKFLKRHMFDVASGRLMRTCYTGSGGTVEHSNPPCWGFLEDYAFVVRGLLDLYEASQESAWLEWALRLQDTQDRLFWDSQGGGYFCSEAELGAGLPLRLKDDQDGAEPSANSVSAHNLLRLHGFTGHKDWMEKCVCLLTAFSERMRRVPVALPEMVRALSAQQQTLKQIVICGDRQAKDTKALVQCVHSVYIPNKVLILADGDPSSFLSRQLPFLSTLRRLEDQATAYVCENQACSMPITDPCELRKLLHP, from the exons AGGGT GGGTAGCTCCTCCCGGGACAAGGACCGAAGTGCGACGGTCAGTAGTTCAGTGCCCATGCCTGCTGGAGGGAAGGGAAGCCATCCTTCGTCTACACCCCAGAGGGTCCCCAACCGCCTGATCCATGAGAAGTCACCATACCTCCTACAACATGCGTACAATCCTGTGGACTG GTACCCCTGGGGACAGGAAGCCTTCGACAAggccaagaaagaaaacaagccaaTTTTCCTCTCAG TCGGGTACTCCACCTGCCACTGGTGCCACATGATGGAAGAGGAGTCCTTCCAGAATGAGGAGATCGGCCGCCTGCTCAGTGAGGACTTTGTGAGCGTGAAGGTAGACCGTGAGGAGCGGCCCGACGTGGACAAGGTGTACATGACATTCGTGCAG GCCACCAGCAGCGGCGGGGGCTGGCCCATGAATGTGTGGCTGACTCCCAACCTCCAGCCCTTTGTGGGGGGCACCTATTTCCCTCCTGAGGATGGCTTGACCCGAGTCGGCTTCCGCACAGTGTTGCTGAGAATACGAGAACAG TGGAAACAGAACAAGAACAGCCTGCTAGAAAACAGCCAGCGTGTCACCACTGCCTTACTGGCCCGATCAGAAATCAGCATGGGTGACCGCCAGCTGCCGCCCTCTGCCGCCACCATGAACAATCGCTGCTTCCAGCAGCTGGACGAGGGCTACGATGAGGAATACGGTGGCTTCGCCGAGGCCCCCAAGTTTCCCACGCCGG TGATCCTGAGCTTCCTGTTCTCCTATTGGCTCAGCCATCGACTGACTCAGGATGGCTCTCGGGCCCAGCAGATGGCCTTGCATACCCTGAAAATGATGGCCAACGGGGGCATCCGGGACCATGTGGGGCAG GGTTTCCACCGCTACTCCACAGACTGCCAGTGGCATGTCCCTCACTTTGAGAAGATGCTCTATGACCAGGCACAGCTCGCTGTGGCCTATTCGCAGGCCTTCCAG ATCTCTGGTGATGAATTCTACTCTGACGTGGCCAAAGGCATCCTGCAGTACGTGGCTCGGAGCCTGAGCCACCGG tcCGGAGGCTTCTATAGCGCGGAGGACGCAGACTCACCCCCAGAGCGGGGCATGCGGCCCAAAGAGGGCGCCTACTATGTGTGGACAGTCAAAGAAGTTCAGCAGCTCCTCCCGGAGCCTGTGCTGGGCGCCAGCGAGCCGCTGACCTCAGGCCAGCTCCTCATGAAGCACTACGGCCTCACAGAGGCTGGTAACATCAGCCCCAGTCAG GACCCCAAGGGGGAGCTGCAGGGCCAGAATGTGCTGACCGTCCGGTACTCGCTGGAGCTGACCGCTGCCCGCTTTGGTTTGGATGTGGAGGCTGTGCGGACCTTGCTCAACACAGGGCTGGAGAAGCTCTTCCAGGCCCGGAAGCATCGGCCCAAGCCGCACCTGGACAGCAAGATGCTGGCTGCCTGGAATG GCTTGATGGTGTCAGGCTATGCTGTGACCGGGGCTGTCCTGGGCCAAGACAGGCTGATCAACTATGCCACCAATGGTGCCAAGTTCCTGAAGCGGCACATGTTTGATGTGGCCAGTGGCCGCCTGATGCGGACCTGCTACACCGGCTCTGGGGGGACTGTGGAGCACAG CAACCCACCCTGCTGGGGCTTCCTGGAGGACTACGCCTTCGTGGTGCGGGGCCTGCTGGACCTGTATGAGGCCTCACAGGAGAGTGCGTGGCTCGAGTGGGCTCTGCGGCTGCAGGACACACAGGACAGGCTCTTTTGGGACTCCCAGGGTGGCGGCTACTTCTGCagtgaggctgagctgggagctGGCCTGCCCCTGCGTCTGAAGGACG ACCAGGATGGCGCAGAGCCCAGCGCCAATTCCGTGTCAGCCCACAACCTGCTCCGGCTGCACGGCTTCACGGGTCACAAGGACTGGATGGAAAAGTGTGTGTGCCTATTGACCGCCTTCTCCGAACGCATGCGCCGTGTCCCGGTGGCATTGCCCGAGATGGTCCGCGCCCTCTCAGCCCAGCAGCAGACCCTCAAGCAG ATCGTGATCTGTGGAGACCGCCAGGCCAAGGACACCAAGGCTCTGGTGCAGTGCGTCCACTCTGTCTACATTCCTAACAAG GTGCTGATTCTGGCTGATGGGGACCCCTCGAGCTTCCTGTCCCGCCAGCTGCCTTTCCTGAGTACCCTCCGACGGCTGGAAGACCAGGCCACTGCATATGTATGTGAGAATCAAGCCTGCTCAATGCCCATCACTGATCCCTGTGAATTACGAAAACTGCTACATCCATGA
- the SPATA20 gene encoding spermatogenesis-associated protein 20 isoform X3, with product MSHLSSPPKKHKGEHKGHSLPHGSERGSSSRDKDRSATVSSSVPMPAGGKGSHPSSTPQRVPNRLIHEKSPYLLQHAYNPVDWYPWGQEAFDKAKKENKPIFLSVGYSTCHWCHMMEEESFQNEEIGRLLSEDFVSVKVDREERPDVDKVYMTFVQATSSGGGWPMNVWLTPNLQPFVGGTYFPPEDGLTRVGFRTVLLRIREQWKQNKNSLLENSQRVTTALLARSEISMGDRQLPPSAATMNNRCFQQLDEGYDEEYGGFAEAPKFPTPVILSFLFSYWLSHRLTQDGSRAQQMALHTLKMMANGGIRDHVGQGFHRYSTDCQWHVPHFEKMLYDQAQLAVAYSQAFQISGDEFYSDVAKGILQYVARSLSHRSGGFYSAEDADSPPERGMRPKEGAYYVWTVKEVQQLLPEPVLGASEPLTSGQLLMKHYGLTEAGNISPSQDPKGELQGQNVLTVRYSLELTAARFGLDVEAVRTLLNTGLEKLFQARKHRPKPHLDSKMLAAWNGLMVSGYAVTGAVLGQDRLINYATNGAKFLKRHMFDVASGRLMRTCYTGSGGTVEHSNPPCWGFLEDYAFVVRGLLDLYEASQESAWLEWALRLQDTQDRLFWDSQGGGYFCSEAELGAGLPLRLKDDQDGAEPSANSVSAHNLLRLHGFTGHKDWMEKCVCLLTAFSERMRRVPVALPEMVRALSAQQQTLKQIVICGDRQAKDTKALVQCVHSVYIPNKVLILADGDPSSFLSRQLPFLSTLRRLEDQATAYVCENQACSMPITDPCELRKLLHP from the exons ATGAGCCACCTCTCCTCACCCCCCAAAAAACATAAGGGGGAGCACAAAGGCCACAGTCTCCCCCATGGTTCAGAAAG GGGTAGCTCCTCCCGGGACAAGGACCGAAGTGCGACGGTCAGTAGTTCAGTGCCCATGCCTGCTGGAGGGAAGGGAAGCCATCCTTCGTCTACACCCCAGAGGGTCCCCAACCGCCTGATCCATGAGAAGTCACCATACCTCCTACAACATGCGTACAATCCTGTGGACTG GTACCCCTGGGGACAGGAAGCCTTCGACAAggccaagaaagaaaacaagccaaTTTTCCTCTCAG TCGGGTACTCCACCTGCCACTGGTGCCACATGATGGAAGAGGAGTCCTTCCAGAATGAGGAGATCGGCCGCCTGCTCAGTGAGGACTTTGTGAGCGTGAAGGTAGACCGTGAGGAGCGGCCCGACGTGGACAAGGTGTACATGACATTCGTGCAG GCCACCAGCAGCGGCGGGGGCTGGCCCATGAATGTGTGGCTGACTCCCAACCTCCAGCCCTTTGTGGGGGGCACCTATTTCCCTCCTGAGGATGGCTTGACCCGAGTCGGCTTCCGCACAGTGTTGCTGAGAATACGAGAACAG TGGAAACAGAACAAGAACAGCCTGCTAGAAAACAGCCAGCGTGTCACCACTGCCTTACTGGCCCGATCAGAAATCAGCATGGGTGACCGCCAGCTGCCGCCCTCTGCCGCCACCATGAACAATCGCTGCTTCCAGCAGCTGGACGAGGGCTACGATGAGGAATACGGTGGCTTCGCCGAGGCCCCCAAGTTTCCCACGCCGG TGATCCTGAGCTTCCTGTTCTCCTATTGGCTCAGCCATCGACTGACTCAGGATGGCTCTCGGGCCCAGCAGATGGCCTTGCATACCCTGAAAATGATGGCCAACGGGGGCATCCGGGACCATGTGGGGCAG GGTTTCCACCGCTACTCCACAGACTGCCAGTGGCATGTCCCTCACTTTGAGAAGATGCTCTATGACCAGGCACAGCTCGCTGTGGCCTATTCGCAGGCCTTCCAG ATCTCTGGTGATGAATTCTACTCTGACGTGGCCAAAGGCATCCTGCAGTACGTGGCTCGGAGCCTGAGCCACCGG tcCGGAGGCTTCTATAGCGCGGAGGACGCAGACTCACCCCCAGAGCGGGGCATGCGGCCCAAAGAGGGCGCCTACTATGTGTGGACAGTCAAAGAAGTTCAGCAGCTCCTCCCGGAGCCTGTGCTGGGCGCCAGCGAGCCGCTGACCTCAGGCCAGCTCCTCATGAAGCACTACGGCCTCACAGAGGCTGGTAACATCAGCCCCAGTCAG GACCCCAAGGGGGAGCTGCAGGGCCAGAATGTGCTGACCGTCCGGTACTCGCTGGAGCTGACCGCTGCCCGCTTTGGTTTGGATGTGGAGGCTGTGCGGACCTTGCTCAACACAGGGCTGGAGAAGCTCTTCCAGGCCCGGAAGCATCGGCCCAAGCCGCACCTGGACAGCAAGATGCTGGCTGCCTGGAATG GCTTGATGGTGTCAGGCTATGCTGTGACCGGGGCTGTCCTGGGCCAAGACAGGCTGATCAACTATGCCACCAATGGTGCCAAGTTCCTGAAGCGGCACATGTTTGATGTGGCCAGTGGCCGCCTGATGCGGACCTGCTACACCGGCTCTGGGGGGACTGTGGAGCACAG CAACCCACCCTGCTGGGGCTTCCTGGAGGACTACGCCTTCGTGGTGCGGGGCCTGCTGGACCTGTATGAGGCCTCACAGGAGAGTGCGTGGCTCGAGTGGGCTCTGCGGCTGCAGGACACACAGGACAGGCTCTTTTGGGACTCCCAGGGTGGCGGCTACTTCTGCagtgaggctgagctgggagctGGCCTGCCCCTGCGTCTGAAGGACG ACCAGGATGGCGCAGAGCCCAGCGCCAATTCCGTGTCAGCCCACAACCTGCTCCGGCTGCACGGCTTCACGGGTCACAAGGACTGGATGGAAAAGTGTGTGTGCCTATTGACCGCCTTCTCCGAACGCATGCGCCGTGTCCCGGTGGCATTGCCCGAGATGGTCCGCGCCCTCTCAGCCCAGCAGCAGACCCTCAAGCAG ATCGTGATCTGTGGAGACCGCCAGGCCAAGGACACCAAGGCTCTGGTGCAGTGCGTCCACTCTGTCTACATTCCTAACAAG GTGCTGATTCTGGCTGATGGGGACCCCTCGAGCTTCCTGTCCCGCCAGCTGCCTTTCCTGAGTACCCTCCGACGGCTGGAAGACCAGGCCACTGCATATGTATGTGAGAATCAAGCCTGCTCAATGCCCATCACTGATCCCTGTGAATTACGAAAACTGCTACATCCATGA